The Spirosoma oryzicola region CCGACGTATTGCCGCCATTCCCAGTCACGCGAGCGGGTGAAATGGTCAACAAATTCGGCCCCAAACAGTTCATTTGCCACCGAAGATTTTGCCATTGCCCGCGTCGCTTCGGATAAGTTGGCGGGTATAACGCCGTGTTGTTTATCGACGTAGCCATTCCCGACGGAAGCCGGAATGTCGAGAGTTAGCTGGTGACGGATACCATATAGGCCGGACGCCAGAGCCGCAGCAATGGCCAGATAAGGGTTGGAATCCGATCCGGAAACCCGATGTTCAACGCGTGTGTAGGCTTCGGTACGGTTCAATACGCGCAACGCCGTGGTGCGGTTATCCACCGACCAGGTTACGGTTGTGGGGGCCCAGGCTCCTTCAACCAGCCGCTTGTAGCTATTGACAGTAGGGGCAAACATAGGCGTAATGTGCGGTAGACAGTACAACTGACCCGCAATGAACTGGCTCATCAGTTCGCTCATGCGGTTGGGTCGGGCCGGATCGTAAAACAGGTTTTTCGTTTTTTCGGCACTCCACAGACTTTGATGAATATGGCCGCTGCAACCCGGCAGGTCTGCGTTCCACTTCGCCATGAACGTAGCCACAAGCCCGTGTCGGTACGCAATTTCCCGAACCGCCGTTTTAAACAAAACGGCTTTGTCCGCAGCCCGCACCACATCGTCGTGTATGATCGCGGCTTCGTATACGCCCGGTCCAGTTTCGGTATGAAGCCCTTCGAGAGGAATATCGAACTGACTCAGCAGATCAAATAAGTCGTGGTAAAACGAACGCTCAAGCGACGGACGCAGGATCGAGTAACCAAACATCCCCGGCGTCAGCGTTTCGAGGTTGCGAAAATCCTTCTGGTGCAGACTCTGCGGGGTTTCCCGAAAGTTGAACCACTCAAATTCCTGCGCGTATTCGGCATGATAACCCATGTCCTGGCACTGAGCCGCAATTCGTTTTAGCAGCGACCGGGGGCAGGCTGCCAGATCGTTGCCATCGGGCTGACTAAAATCCGCGAGAAAAAAAGGAATGTTATTTTCCCAGGGTATTTGCCGAAATGTGGTTAGGTCAAGGCGAACAGGCGCATCGGGATAGCCGGAATGCCAGCCAGTCGTTCGCCCGTTATCGTAAGGCGTATCGGAGGAGTCCCAACCCCAGACAACATCGCAGAAGCCGTAGCCATCGTTCAGCCCATCCAGAAATTTTTGCCGACTAATGATTTTACCGCGTAACACACCATCAATGTCAGCAAAGGCATACTTGATTTTGGCGTTGTCGTTTTGTTTGATGAAGGCGATGATGTCTTGTTGATTCATGGCGTGTTTCTGTGACGAAGAGCTACGTTAAATGACGTTACCGAAAGGTGCAAGGTAACAGAGTCTAACTTTATTCTTTTATCCATTCTACTTCCATATTTGGTAAAAGAAGCGTCCGGTGGGGCGAAACGGGGTTGTGGGCCTGCCAGCGAACGGGATAATACGACCCACCTTTCAACGAAACGGGCGATAGTTGTTTCCGGTAAATAACCTGCGGGACATCATAATCTATACCAGCCGGCGTCTGCTTCTGAAAATTATTGAATAGCTTGACCAGCAGTTGATTCTTTCCTTTTTGCAGAGGAAGCAGCAGGACATCTTTTTCTGAGGGCTTCTTTTCCGGGTTGTTGCGCACAAACAATTGCTTCCCATTGAGCGCAACGACCAAGCCGTCACCGCTGGTAATACCGACCAGTACGGATTGATCAGCGGGAGCCGTGATTTCCTGCAATAGATAATACGCAGTTGTCATGTCGGCGGGTAAGGGGTAGACTTGTCCATTTTTCCAGTCGCTTTTCGGTTGCCAAAGCTGTCCTTTAGCAGTAGGCCAGGGTTTAGCAGGATCGATGTTTTGGGCGTCGCTGCTTAGGTCGCCGATACCTGAGTCAAAGGGGCCAGATAGGTAAATTGGGCCAAAGGTTAGTTTTGACAGATCGGTTGCCAGCTTGATCGGCTTATCACCATCCAAGGTCACAACCGATGTGTTGGTAGCGAGGGTTAAATCGATTTTCTGTCCTTTCTCTTCGTCGGTATACACGAGCGTTGGCCGGAAGCGGCCCGACTGACGCGGCTGTACGGTCCAGGATTCCGCTACGGTACTCTGGAAGCGAGAATTGTAATCGACGCCCGAATTGCTGTAGTGCTTGTAAGCGTTGGCGCTGGTAAGTAAAATTTTCTTGTCCGATTCCGAAACTGGATTGTAAGGCGCTACTTTGTAGCCATCGGCAAACTCAACAACAAGTACATTGACTTCTTTTTTCGGATTCAGGCCGGAAGGAAGCGTGATTACAGGGCCATTTTTTTCCTGGTTAAAACGCATGGATTCCGTTTTCTCCCCCAGAACGGATACGCTCTTGATGGTTCCTGTCAGATTAGATAGTGTTATTTTGTTGCCTTCCGGTCGGGAAAGCACGTGAAGGTACAATTTGTTGGGACGGCTGGTCACGCTGCCCCAGGCAAACGTCGTATAAAAAGGATCGGGATCGACACCGTAGATCGCTTCGCCGTTTTTTTGCAGCCAGCTCCCTATTTTCAGCAAGATATCTTTCTCGTACGGAACAACCGAGCCATCGCCTTTGGGGCCGATGTTGAGTAAATATTTGCCACCCCGGCTGACGACTCGAATAAGGCTGGTTAGCTTCTCCCGGTATTTTTCATCTTCCGGCACGTGCTTCTGCCAGGACCGGTACCCCCACGTCTCATCAAAAAACGACGCGGGTGATTGCCAGGGTACACCAATGGTATAGTCGGGTTCCTGGTTGTCGCCCATCACCGTGAAATCGCCCATGTCGTTGCCGATGCGGCTACCGATCATGCAGTTGGGTTGCAACCGATGAACCAGATTGCGCATGTCGCGGCTTTGTTCCAGCGACTGAGAACCCATATCGAACCAGAGTTCGGCCACGGGACCATAGTTCGTTAAAAGCTCAGTAATCTGTTGTTTATTGTAAGTATGATGGGCGGGCGTAATAAGATCAGAATTGTGGCTCGAAATGGGTGATGCTTCCGGAAAATGCCAGTCG contains the following coding sequences:
- a CDS encoding glutamine synthetase family protein; the encoded protein is MNQQDIIAFIKQNDNAKIKYAFADIDGVLRGKIISRQKFLDGLNDGYGFCDVVWGWDSSDTPYDNGRTTGWHSGYPDAPVRLDLTTFRQIPWENNIPFFLADFSQPDGNDLAACPRSLLKRIAAQCQDMGYHAEYAQEFEWFNFRETPQSLHQKDFRNLETLTPGMFGYSILRPSLERSFYHDLFDLLSQFDIPLEGLHTETGPGVYEAAIIHDDVVRAADKAVLFKTAVREIAYRHGLVATFMAKWNADLPGCSGHIHQSLWSAEKTKNLFYDPARPNRMSELMSQFIAGQLYCLPHITPMFAPTVNSYKRLVEGAWAPTTVTWSVDNRTTALRVLNRTEAYTRVEHRVSGSDSNPYLAIAAALASGLYGIRHQLTLDIPASVGNGYVDKQHGVIPANLSEATRAMAKSSVANELFGAEFVDHFTRSRDWEWRQYVGQVSDWELKRYFEII
- a CDS encoding alpha-L-fucosidase, whose product is MTIRTVLLAALAVISFSSLHAQIEPKALKEWKDQKYSMFIHFGGIYSVLGGVWNDKPVTVGLSEQIQAHAGIYSDTYARVARQFNPTHWNADSIALLAKRAGMRSIVITSKHHDGFCMFKTATTDFNVVDATPFKRDVIKELSDACRRHGITFGLYFSLIDWHFPEASPISSHNSDLITPAHHTYNKQQITELLTNYGPVAELWFDMGSQSLEQSRDMRNLVHRLQPNCMIGSRIGNDMGDFTVMGDNQEPDYTIGVPWQSPASFFDETWGYRSWQKHVPEDEKYREKLTSLIRVVSRGGKYLLNIGPKGDGSVVPYEKDILLKIGSWLQKNGEAIYGVDPDPFYTTFAWGSVTSRPNKLYLHVLSRPEGNKITLSNLTGTIKSVSVLGEKTESMRFNQEKNGPVITLPSGLNPKKEVNVLVVEFADGYKVAPYNPVSESDKKILLTSANAYKHYSNSGVDYNSRFQSTVAESWTVQPRQSGRFRPTLVYTDEEKGQKIDLTLATNTSVVTLDGDKPIKLATDLSKLTFGPIYLSGPFDSGIGDLSSDAQNIDPAKPWPTAKGQLWQPKSDWKNGQVYPLPADMTTAYYLLQEITAPADQSVLVGITSGDGLVVALNGKQLFVRNNPEKKPSEKDVLLLPLQKGKNQLLVKLFNNFQKQTPAGIDYDVPQVIYRKQLSPVSLKGGSYYPVRWQAHNPVSPHRTLLLPNMEVEWIKE